A part of Solicola gregarius genomic DNA contains:
- the shbA gene encoding RNA polymerase sigma factor ShbA, whose protein sequence is MTRTPRVRAGGSYRRRGQWLLMVTSDDVDLSRIVTRARRDDATLNLLMREVRRVSIRYCRARLGTYPGGRQLAEDVAQEICVAVLQALPTYDERGVPFEAFVYAIGSRKVADAQRSLSRSRLVLVDEMPDEVDEAPGPEQRAVRSREFDEAVDLMADLPDNLREVLLLRVALGLSAERTGDTLGMSPGAVRVAQHRALKKLRSMCDRTTATSGGVRA, encoded by the coding sequence TTGACCCGCACACCGCGCGTACGCGCGGGAGGGAGTTATCGACGCCGGGGGCAATGGCTGCTGATGGTGACCAGCGATGATGTCGATCTGTCGCGCATTGTGACGCGTGCACGACGCGACGACGCGACCTTGAACCTCCTGATGAGGGAGGTGCGACGGGTCTCGATCCGCTACTGCAGGGCCCGGCTCGGCACGTACCCGGGAGGCCGCCAGCTCGCCGAAGACGTCGCTCAGGAGATCTGCGTCGCCGTCCTGCAGGCGCTACCCACCTACGACGAGCGGGGCGTGCCGTTCGAGGCCTTCGTCTACGCGATCGGCTCCCGCAAGGTGGCCGACGCGCAGCGCTCCCTGAGCCGCTCCCGACTCGTACTCGTCGACGAGATGCCCGACGAGGTCGACGAGGCTCCCGGTCCCGAGCAGCGCGCGGTCCGCTCGCGCGAGTTCGACGAGGCGGTCGACCTGATGGCCGATCTTCCCGACAACCTCCGCGAGGTACTCCTGCTGCGGGTCGCGCTCGGGCTGAGCGCGGAGCGTACTGGCGATACCCTCGGGATGAGCCCAGGAGCAGTACGCGTCGCGCAGCATCGCGCACTGAAGAAACTCCGGTCGATGTGTGATCGGACGACAGCGACGTCGGGAGGTGTACGAGCATGA